One Camelina sativa cultivar DH55 chromosome 3, Cs, whole genome shotgun sequence genomic window carries:
- the LOC104767939 gene encoding ras-related protein RABA2a isoform X2: MARRPDEEYDYLFKVVLIGDSGVGKSNLLSRFTRNEFCLESKSTIGVEFATRTLQVEGRTVKAQIWDTAGQERYRAITSAYYRGALGALLVYDVTKPTTFENVSRWLKELRDHADSNIVIMLIGNKTDLKHLRAVATEDAQSYAEKEGLSFIETSALEALNVEKAFQTILSEIYRIISKKSISSDQGTANANVKEGQTIDVAATSDSNAKKPCCSSS; encoded by the exons ATGGCGAGAAGACCGGATGAAGAATACGACTACTTGTTTAAAGTTGTTTTGATCGGAGACTCCGGTGTCGGCAAGTCAAATCTCCTCTCTAGATTCACTCGCAATGAGTTTTGCTTAGAATCCAAATCCACCATCGGTGTCGAATTCGCTACTCGTACTCTCCAA GTGGAAGGAAGGACTGTGAAAGCTCAGATATGGGACACTGCTGGGCAAGAAAGATACAGAGCCATAACCAGCGCCTACTACCGAGGCGCTCTTGGAGCTCTCTTGGTCTACGACGTCACTAAGCCAACAACTTTTGAGAATGTAAGCAGGTGGTTAAAAGAACTCAGAGACCATGCTGATTCCAATATTGTCATCATGTTGATTGGTAACAAGACAGATCTGAAGCATCTCAGAGCTGTTGCCACAGAGGATGCTCAGAGCTATGCTGAGAAAGAAGGCTTGTCTTTCATCGAGACATCTGCCCTCGAGGCATTAAACGTAGAGAAGGCTTTTCAGACGATTCTCTCAGAGATTTATAGGATCATCAGCAAGAAATCGATATCTTCGGACCAGGGAACTGCAAATGCCAACGTCAAGGAAGGCCAAACGATTGATGTCGCTGCTACTTCTGATTCAAACGCTAAGAAGCCTTGTTGCTCTTCCTCTTGA
- the LOC104767932 gene encoding ras-related protein RABA2a-like translates to MKIVKFVTQVMMNHGRCFTVSSFLSELFVDFNLFGKINHLCSKVEGRTVKAQIWDTAGQERYRAITSAYYRGALGALLVYDVTKPTTFENVSRWLKELRDHADSNIVIMLIGNKTDLKHLRAVATEDAQSYAEKEGLSFIETSALEASNVEKAFQTILSEIYRIISKKSISSDQATANANIKEGQTIDVAATSDSNAKKPCCSSS, encoded by the coding sequence atgaaaattgtaaaatttgttACTCAAGTAATGATGAATCATGGTCGTTGTTTCACAGTCTCGAGTTTTCTTTCTgagttgtttgttgattttaacCTCTTTGGCAAAATCAATCATCTTTGTTCTAAGGTGGAAGGAAGGACTGTGAAAGCTCAGATATGGGACACTGCTGGGCAAGAAAGATACAGAGCCATAACTAGCGCCTACTACCGAGGCGCTCTTGGAGCTCTCTTGGTCTACGACGTCACTAAGCCAACAACTTTTGAGAACGTAAGCAGGTGGTTAAAAGAACTCAGAGACCATGCTGATTCCAATATTGTCATCATGTTGATTGGTAACAAGACAGATCTGAAGCATCTCAGAGCTGTTGCCACAGAGGATGCTCAGAGCTATGCTGAGAAAGAAGGCTTGTCTTTCATCGAGACATCTGCCCTCGAGGCATCAAACGTAGAGAAGGCTTTTCAGACGATTCTCTCAGAGATTTATAGGATCATCAGCAAGAAATCGATATCTTCGGACCAGGCAACTGCAAATGCCAACATCAAGGAAGGCCAAACGATTGATGTCGCTGCTACTTCTGATTCAAACGCTAAGAAGCCTTGTTGCTCTTCCTCTTGA
- the LOC104767960 gene encoding uncharacterized protein LOC104767960, with protein sequence MRELSANSGLAWRRLVFFASIGLQFVLGLSGDSKDTNAGVKAESHSSSSKTGTKVFLVLFGFVAVAAFSFFLYKLWQKKKRDEQYARLLKLFEEDDELEVELGLRD encoded by the exons atgagagagctCTCTGCAAATAGTGGTCTAGCATGGCGGCGTTTGGTATTCTTCGCTTCGATTGGTTTGCAGTTCGTCCTAG GTCTATCAGGTGATTCCAAGGATACGAATGCAGGAGTTAAGGCAgaatctcattcttcttctagCAAAACAGGCACAAAGGTATTCCTCGTACTGTTCGGATTTGTGGCTGTGgcggccttctccttcttcctatACAAGCTatggcagaagaagaaaagagatgagCAGTATGCTCGACTGTTGAAGCTGTTTGAGGAAGACGATGAACTGGAGGTTGAATTAGGTCTTCGGGATTAA
- the LOC104767954 gene encoding probable elongation factor 1-gamma 1 yields the protein MALVLHTYKGNKSADKALIAAEYVGVQIDVPSDFQMGVTNKTPEFLKMNPIGKVPVLETPEGSVFESNAIARYVSRLNGGENSLNGSSLIEYAQIEQWSDFASLEIYGNTLRWFGPRMGFMPYSAPAEEGTISALKRALDALNTHLASNTYLVGHSITLADIITVCNLNLGFATVMTKKFTSEFPHVERYFWTVINQPNFKKVVGEVKQTGAVPPVASKKAAQPAKPKEEPKKKEAPAAEAPKFAEEEEAPKPKAKNPLDLLPPSSMVLDDWKRLYSNTKSNFREVAIKGFWDMYDPEGYSLWFCDYKYNDENMVSFVTLNKVGGFLQRMDLARKYSFGKMLICGSEGPFKVKGLWLFRGPEIPKFIMDEVYDMELYEWTKVDISDEAQKERVSQMIEDAEPFEGEALLDAKCFK from the exons ATGGCTTTG GTCTTGCACACGTACAAGGGAAACAAAAGTGCTGATAAGGCACTCATTGCTGCAGAGTATGTTGGTGTGCAGATCGATGTCCCCTCTGACTTTCAGATGGGTGTCACTAACAAAACACCAGAGTTCTTGAAGATGAACCCTATTGGAAAG GTTCCTGTGCTTGAGACTCCTGAGGGTTCAGTATTTGAGAGCAACGCTATTGCCCGTTATG TAAGCCGATTGAATGGTGGTGAGAACTCTTTGAACGGATCCTCCCTGATCGAATAT GCACAAATTGAGCAATGGAGCGATTTTGCCTCTCTGGAGATCTATGGAAACACCTTGAGATGGTTTGGTCCAAGAATGGGATTTATGCCATACAGTGCTCCG GCTGAGGAAGGGACTATCTCTGCGTTGAAGAGAGCACTTGATGCTCTGAACACACATCTCGCTTCCAACACTTACCTTGTTGGACACTCTATCACCCTTGCTGATATTATCACTGTCTGCAACTTGAACTTGGGATTTGCTACTGTCATGACCAAGAAGTTTACCTCTGAATTCCCACACGTCGAGAGATACTTTTGGACTGTGATTAACCAACCCAACTTCAAGAAAGTGGTTGGTGAGGTCAAACAGACTGGAGCTGTCCCTCCTGTTGCTTCCAAGAAAGCTGCTCAGCCTGCCAAGCCCAAGGAAGAGCCTAAGAAAAAGGAAGCCCCGGCAGCAGAGGCACCTAAGTTTGCTGAAGAGGAAGAGGCACCAAAGCCAAAAGCCAAGAACCCTCTTGACCTTCTACCACCAAGCTCAATGGTACTGGATGATTGGAAGAGGCTGTACTCAAACACCAAATCTAACTTCCGTGAGGTTGCTATTAAAG GATTCTGGGACATGTATGACCCAGAGGGATACTCACTATGGTTTTGTGACTACAAGTACAACGATGAGAACATGGTGTCATTCGTCACGCTCAACAAGGTGGGTGGGTTCCTTCAGCGCATGGACTTGGCACGTAAATACTCGTTTGGAAAGATGCTGATATGCGGGTCAGAGGGTCCGTTCAAGGTGAAGGGGTTATGGCTATTCCGTGGACCAGAGATCCCCAAGTTCATAATGGATGAGGTGTACGACATGGAGCTGTACGAGTGGACCAAGGTTGATATCTCAGATGAAGCCCAGAAGGAGCGTGTTAGCCAGATGATTGAAGATGCAGAGCCATTTGAGGGTGAGGCTCTCTTGGACGCCAAGTGCTTCAAGTGA
- the LOC104767939 gene encoding ras-related protein RABA2a isoform X1: MARRPDEEYDYLFKVVLIGDSGVGKSNLLSRFTRNEFCLESKSTIGVEFATRTLQLPVMHFAAAAAHYFDLVFGKINHLCSKVEGRTVKAQIWDTAGQERYRAITSAYYRGALGALLVYDVTKPTTFENVSRWLKELRDHADSNIVIMLIGNKTDLKHLRAVATEDAQSYAEKEGLSFIETSALEALNVEKAFQTILSEIYRIISKKSISSDQGTANANVKEGQTIDVAATSDSNAKKPCCSSS, from the exons ATGGCGAGAAGACCGGATGAAGAATACGACTACTTGTTTAAAGTTGTTTTGATCGGAGACTCCGGTGTCGGCAAGTCAAATCTCCTCTCTAGATTCACTCGCAATGAGTTTTGCTTAGAATCCAAATCCACCATCGGTGTCGAATTCGCTACTCGTACTCTCCAA CTGCCAGTTATGCattttgctgctgctgctgctcattATTTTGACCTAGTATTTGGCAAAATCAATCATCTTTGTTCTAAGGTGGAAGGAAGGACTGTGAAAGCTCAGATATGGGACACTGCTGGGCAAGAAAGATACAGAGCCATAACCAGCGCCTACTACCGAGGCGCTCTTGGAGCTCTCTTGGTCTACGACGTCACTAAGCCAACAACTTTTGAGAATGTAAGCAGGTGGTTAAAAGAACTCAGAGACCATGCTGATTCCAATATTGTCATCATGTTGATTGGTAACAAGACAGATCTGAAGCATCTCAGAGCTGTTGCCACAGAGGATGCTCAGAGCTATGCTGAGAAAGAAGGCTTGTCTTTCATCGAGACATCTGCCCTCGAGGCATTAAACGTAGAGAAGGCTTTTCAGACGATTCTCTCAGAGATTTATAGGATCATCAGCAAGAAATCGATATCTTCGGACCAGGGAACTGCAAATGCCAACGTCAAGGAAGGCCAAACGATTGATGTCGCTGCTACTTCTGATTCAAACGCTAAGAAGCCTTGTTGCTCTTCCTCTTGA